A genomic window from Tolypothrix sp. PCC 7910 includes:
- a CDS encoding peptidase domain-containing ABC transporter: protein MTTNFSQEQLGQLLNITLGEKLTERELQNCWAKIEIVEPAVAKLFWQSKDTQAGIYLVLTGKVRLLDIDGNLISTLAAGSSFGEITLFPQENLSFYAARASTNLKLCYLNIEILQTLMAKYPKICDRLLVRAKQLAELTNSQEAQNHRQSAIPNVIPFPANITPKKPQPRAYFPTPQVKAKHLWAKLTQRYPFFEQQSATDCGVACLVMLGRYWGKRFSINRLRELANVNRVGVSLRGLATAAESIGFASRPVKASLDKLAQQPLPAIAHWEGNHYIVVYEVTKKQVIVGDPAIGQRTLTHTQFQSGWTGYALLLQPTVLFKESEEANTPFWQLFELVKPHWLVLLEVFIASVFIQLFGLITPLFTQLLLDRVIVQGSTLTLTAVGCGLVIFGLFRVALNGLRQYLLDHTANRIGVALMVGFIKHTFRLPLAFFESRYVGDIVSRVQENQKIQRFLTGEALSIILDLLTVFIYVGLMFWYSWQMALLALAIVPPFLILAIVATPFFRRISREVFQALAKENSYLIQSLTGIRSIRSMAIEQTVRWRWEELLNNLTKKMFAGQVIGNRMQVFSSTIETLATTGLLWFGAWLVIQNQLTIGQLVAFNMLLGNVINPFQRLTVLWNELQEVIISTERINDVLAAEPEEDLHHQPRQFLSAIRGHIRFENMSFRYHPDSDINVLENLNFEIQPEQTVALVGRSGSGKTTLAKLILGLYPPTDGKILIDSHDVNSLALRSLRSQIGVVDQDTFLFGGTIRENISIAVPEASLAEIIAAARLAGADEFIQQLPMGYETQIGEGGGMLSGGQRQRLAIARALLGNPRLLIFDEATSHLDAESERIIQNNLNTILCGRTSLIIAHRLSTIRNADLILVLDRGLLIESGSHDELIAKKGHYYYLNQQQLAQAV from the coding sequence TAGGTCAATTACTGAATATAACTTTAGGTGAAAAGCTTACAGAGAGAGAATTGCAAAACTGCTGGGCAAAAATTGAAATTGTGGAACCAGCCGTAGCAAAACTATTTTGGCAATCAAAAGATACTCAAGCGGGAATTTATTTGGTGCTGACGGGTAAAGTCAGATTACTAGATATTGATGGTAACTTAATTTCTACTCTTGCAGCTGGGTCATCATTTGGTGAAATCACCTTGTTTCCTCAAGAAAACTTGAGCTTTTATGCGGCGAGGGCTTCCACAAATTTAAAACTCTGTTATCTCAACATCGAGATATTGCAGACTTTGATGGCTAAATATCCCAAAATCTGCGATCGCCTTTTGGTACGTGCAAAGCAATTAGCAGAGTTGACTAATTCTCAGGAAGCTCAAAATCATCGCCAATCTGCAATTCCTAATGTCATCCCCTTTCCCGCAAACATTACCCCTAAGAAGCCCCAACCACGGGCTTATTTCCCCACTCCTCAAGTCAAAGCCAAACATTTATGGGCAAAATTAACTCAACGCTATCCCTTCTTTGAACAACAGAGTGCTACCGATTGCGGTGTAGCTTGTTTAGTCATGCTAGGGCGCTATTGGGGTAAACGCTTTAGTATCAATAGATTGCGAGAGTTAGCTAACGTCAACCGCGTCGGGGTTTCACTACGAGGTTTAGCTACAGCCGCTGAAAGTATTGGTTTTGCTAGCCGTCCAGTTAAAGCTAGCCTAGATAAATTAGCCCAACAACCACTACCTGCGATCGCTCATTGGGAGGGTAATCATTATATTGTCGTTTATGAGGTTACCAAAAAACAGGTAATTGTGGGCGATCCGGCGATTGGTCAACGTACCCTTACCCATACTCAATTTCAATCTGGGTGGACTGGTTATGCTTTATTATTGCAACCTACCGTCCTCTTCAAAGAAAGCGAGGAAGCTAATACACCATTTTGGCAGTTATTTGAGTTAGTTAAACCTCATTGGTTAGTCTTACTAGAAGTCTTTATCGCCTCTGTATTTATCCAGTTATTTGGATTAATTACACCTCTATTTACTCAATTACTTTTGGATAGAGTAATTGTTCAAGGTAGTACTCTCACCTTAACTGCTGTAGGTTGCGGTTTGGTGATTTTTGGTTTATTTCGTGTCGCCCTTAACGGACTCAGACAATACTTGCTAGATCACACAGCTAACCGCATCGGTGTAGCGTTAATGGTAGGTTTTATTAAACATACATTCCGCTTACCTTTAGCATTTTTTGAGTCGCGCTACGTCGGTGATATTGTTTCTCGCGTGCAAGAAAATCAGAAAATTCAGCGTTTTCTTACAGGTGAAGCACTGTCAATTATTTTAGATTTATTGACAGTATTTATCTATGTAGGATTAATGTTTTGGTATAGCTGGCAAATGGCATTGCTAGCACTAGCAATCGTACCACCATTTTTAATTTTGGCAATAGTTGCTACACCCTTCTTTCGCCGTATTAGTCGAGAAGTTTTTCAGGCTTTAGCTAAGGAGAATAGTTATTTAATTCAATCTCTCACTGGTATTCGTTCTATTCGCTCAATGGCAATTGAACAAACTGTGCGCTGGCGTTGGGAAGAATTACTGAATAATTTGACTAAAAAAATGTTTGCCGGTCAAGTAATTGGTAACCGAATGCAAGTTTTTAGTTCGACCATTGAAACTTTAGCCACTACAGGATTACTCTGGTTTGGCGCTTGGCTAGTAATTCAAAATCAACTCACAATTGGGCAATTAGTTGCTTTCAATATGCTGTTAGGTAACGTCATTAATCCCTTTCAACGTCTCACAGTTCTCTGGAATGAATTACAAGAAGTAATTATTTCTACGGAACGAATTAATGATGTACTTGCAGCAGAACCAGAAGAAGATTTACACCATCAACCACGTCAATTTTTATCAGCAATTCGCGGTCATATTCGCTTTGAGAATATGAGCTTCCGCTATCATCCTGATAGTGATATTAATGTCTTGGAAAATCTAAATTTTGAAATTCAGCCTGAACAAACAGTAGCCTTGGTAGGACGTAGCGGTTCCGGAAAAACCACCCTAGCCAAACTAATCTTAGGTTTATATCCACCCACAGACGGCAAAATTCTCATTGATAGTCATGATGTCAATAGTTTAGCGTTGCGATCGCTGCGTTCTCAAATTGGTGTTGTCGATCAAGATACGTTTTTATTTGGCGGTACAATTCGCGAAAATATTAGTATCGCTGTTCCAGAAGCTTCTTTAGCAGAAATTATCGCAGCAGCGCGTTTAGCTGGTGCAGATGAATTTATTCAACAATTACCAATGGGTTACGAAACCCAAATCGGAGAAGGTGGTGGAATGCTATCTGGTGGACAACGCCAACGTCTAGCAATTGCGCGTGCGTTGTTAGGTAATCCGCGCTTATTAATTTTTGACGAAGCTACCAGTCATTTAGATGCAGAGTCAGAACGCATCATTCAGAACAATTTAAACACAATATTATGCGGGCGTACTAGCTTAATTATTGCCCACCGCCTCTCTACAATCCGCAATGCTGATTTAATTTTGGTCTTGGATCGTGGCTTATTAATAGAAAGTGGTAGTCATGACGAATTAATTGCCAAGAAAGGTCATTATTACTACCTAAATCAACAACAACTCGCCCAAGCAGTTTGA
- the pstB gene encoding phosphate ABC transporter ATP-binding protein PstB — protein MATNISTVNGTDTVLRTENLNIYYGNFLAVRDIWLDIPKNRVTAFIGPSGCGKSTLLRCYNRLNDLIESFRAEGKVYYYDKNLYAPDIDPVEVRRRIGMVFQRPNPFPKSIYDNIAFGARINGYKGNMDELVERSLKQAALWDEVKDKLRQSAFALSGGQQQRLCIARAIAVQPEIILMDEPCSALDPISTLRVEELIHELKEKYTIVIVTHNMQQAARVSDKTAFFNVQQSDKGGRSGYLVEYDATELIFNNPQQQDTKDYVSGRFG, from the coding sequence ATGGCTACTAACATTAGCACAGTTAATGGTACTGACACCGTTTTACGTACAGAGAATCTGAACATTTATTACGGCAACTTTTTAGCTGTGCGGGATATTTGGCTAGATATCCCCAAAAACCGGGTTACAGCATTTATCGGCCCATCTGGTTGTGGTAAAAGTACATTGCTGAGATGTTACAACCGTCTCAATGACCTAATTGAATCCTTCCGAGCAGAAGGCAAAGTTTATTATTACGATAAAAACCTGTATGCACCCGACATCGATCCAGTAGAGGTACGGCGGCGGATTGGGATGGTATTTCAAAGACCAAATCCATTTCCTAAATCTATTTACGACAATATTGCTTTTGGCGCAAGAATTAACGGCTACAAAGGTAATATGGATGAGTTAGTAGAGCGCAGCCTTAAACAAGCAGCTCTATGGGATGAAGTTAAAGACAAGCTACGCCAAAGTGCTTTTGCTTTATCTGGTGGACAACAACAGCGCTTATGTATTGCCAGAGCGATCGCAGTACAACCTGAAATTATTTTAATGGATGAACCTTGTTCTGCCCTTGACCCTATCTCTACGCTGCGGGTTGAAGAACTGATTCACGAGCTCAAAGAGAAATATACTATTGTGATCGTGACTCACAACATGCAACAAGCTGCACGAGTTTCTGATAAAACTGCCTTTTTCAATGTGCAACAGTCAGACAAAGGCGGTCGTAGCGGCTACTTAGTAGAATATGACGCGACCGAATTAATTTTCAACAATCCGCAGCAGCAAGATACCAAAGATTATGTCAGCGGCAGATTCGGTTAA
- the pstA gene encoding phosphate ABC transporter permease PstA → MTTSYPESSLTRAPMSKRTLFNTGMTVVAFICGALALLPLLAVLSYVLIQGFSSLSPSIFTELPPAPLRKGGGFGNAILGTLLMVGIGALISIPFGVLAAIYLTEFSSGKIARVVRFATNILSGVPSIIAGVFAYGIVVLTLVKLNLGSYSAIGGGFALAILMLPIIVRTTDEALQLVSQDLRQASLGLGATKFQTVAQVVLPAALPAIVTGITLAIARAAGETAPLLFTALFSQFWPTSLFQPTASLAVLVYNFAITPFKNLQSLAWAASLILVLMVLITSIIARWATRQKA, encoded by the coding sequence ATGACTACTAGTTATCCGGAAAGCAGCTTAACACGCGCCCCCATGTCTAAGCGGACACTGTTTAATACAGGGATGACCGTTGTTGCATTTATATGTGGGGCATTGGCGCTTTTACCTTTGTTGGCAGTGCTTTCGTATGTGCTGATTCAAGGCTTTAGCAGTCTCAGTCCCAGCATATTTACAGAATTACCCCCAGCACCTCTAAGAAAGGGAGGTGGTTTTGGTAATGCGATTTTAGGTACGCTGCTGATGGTCGGGATTGGTGCCTTGATTAGTATACCCTTTGGGGTTTTGGCAGCAATTTATTTAACAGAATTTAGTTCGGGTAAAATTGCGAGAGTTGTACGGTTTGCTACAAATATTCTGAGTGGTGTGCCCTCAATTATTGCTGGGGTCTTTGCCTATGGAATTGTAGTTTTAACCTTAGTAAAGCTCAACTTGGGTTCTTACTCAGCTATAGGTGGTGGTTTTGCTTTAGCAATTTTGATGTTGCCAATTATTGTGCGTACCACTGATGAAGCATTGCAATTGGTCTCACAAGATTTACGACAAGCATCTTTAGGCTTAGGCGCTACGAAATTTCAAACGGTAGCACAAGTCGTATTGCCAGCAGCATTACCAGCAATTGTCACTGGAATCACACTAGCGATCGCAAGAGCAGCAGGAGAAACTGCTCCATTATTATTTACGGCGTTGTTCTCACAATTTTGGCCTACTAGCTTATTCCAACCAACAGCATCGCTTGCTGTGTTGGTTTATAACTTTGCAATTACTCCGTTTAAAAATTTACAGTCACTAGCTTGGGCAGCGTCGCTAATTTTAGTGTTGATGGTGCTGATTACCAGCATCATCGCACGTTGGGCAACTCGCCAAAAAGCTTAG
- a CDS encoding peptidylprolyl isomerase, with product MSKILNISQKEIIEQVKISCQLPNLLEAIATHKIISNTAREAGIKVEVEELQQAADALRAANRLIKAEDTWNWLQKHYLSLEDFEQLAERNLISVKLAHHLFADKVEPYFYENQLNYLAAVTYEVVLDDEDLAWELFYAVSEGEITFQDITRQHIQNPELRRAGGYKGIKHRHEFKPDIASAVFIANPPELLKPIAIAQKVHLIWVEEIIQPKLDEQLCLKIMGDLFTDWLKKQIAQLEIIPHFESDTYSQPVQELLRIAS from the coding sequence ATGTCAAAAATTTTGAACATATCACAAAAAGAAATCATTGAGCAAGTAAAAATTTCCTGTCAATTACCTAATTTATTAGAAGCGATTGCCACTCACAAAATTATCTCTAATACAGCCAGAGAAGCAGGTATTAAAGTAGAGGTAGAAGAACTCCAACAAGCGGCTGATGCTTTGCGCGCAGCCAACAGACTCATCAAAGCCGAAGATACTTGGAATTGGCTACAAAAACATTATCTTTCTTTAGAAGATTTTGAACAACTAGCAGAAAGAAACTTGATATCTGTTAAATTAGCCCATCATTTATTTGCCGATAAAGTTGAGCCATACTTTTATGAAAATCAACTCAATTATTTAGCTGCTGTTACTTATGAAGTTGTCTTAGATGATGAAGATTTAGCTTGGGAATTATTTTATGCAGTTAGCGAAGGTGAAATTACCTTCCAAGACATAACTCGTCAACATATTCAAAATCCCGAACTCCGTCGCGCTGGAGGTTATAAGGGAATTAAACATCGTCATGAATTTAAACCAGATATTGCATCAGCGGTGTTTATTGCTAATCCTCCAGAGTTACTCAAACCGATTGCGATCGCCCAAAAAGTTCATCTAATTTGGGTAGAGGAAATTATTCAACCAAAATTAGACGAGCAGTTATGCTTAAAAATTATGGGTGATTTATTCACAGATTGGCTAAAAAAACAAATTGCTCAATTAGAAATTATTCCTCATTTTGAATCAGATACCTACTCTCAACCAGTTCAGGAATTGCTGAGGATAGCTTCATAA
- a CDS encoding GTP-binding protein has protein sequence MISAETSNSVPVTVLTGYLGAGKTTLLNHILTYEHGKKVAVIVNEFGEVGIDNQLVIDADEEIFEMNNGCICCTVRGDLIRIIGNLMKRRDKFDHLVIETTGLADPAPVIQTFFVDEDMQSQLALDAVVTVVDAKHIWQHWEADEAQEQIAFADVILLNKTDLVTPDVLEELERRIRGMNALAKIYRTRNSELSMDALLGVNAFDLNRALEIDPNFLGEDAHVHDETVYSVALVEQGAIDGQKLNNWMTELLRTQGPDIFRMKGILNIAGEENRFVFQGVHMIFDGRPDRPWKPNETPKNELVFIGRNLDEAKLKQDFLACLV, from the coding sequence ATGATCTCTGCTGAAACATCTAATTCTGTACCTGTAACCGTTTTAACTGGCTACCTCGGTGCAGGTAAAACCACCTTACTAAATCACATCCTCACCTACGAACACGGTAAAAAAGTCGCCGTCATCGTTAATGAATTTGGGGAAGTCGGCATTGATAATCAATTGGTTATCGATGCCGATGAAGAAATTTTTGAAATGAATAACGGCTGTATTTGTTGCACAGTTCGAGGCGACTTAATTCGCATCATTGGCAACTTGATGAAGCGGCGTGATAAGTTTGACCATTTAGTAATTGAAACTACAGGTTTAGCTGACCCTGCGCCAGTAATTCAAACCTTCTTTGTCGATGAAGATATGCAAAGCCAACTGGCTTTAGATGCAGTAGTGACAGTTGTTGATGCCAAGCATATCTGGCAGCATTGGGAAGCAGACGAAGCCCAAGAACAGATTGCTTTTGCCGACGTAATTTTATTAAATAAAACTGATTTAGTCACACCCGATGTTCTCGAAGAACTAGAAAGACGGATTCGGGGTATGAATGCACTAGCAAAAATCTACCGTACCCGCAATTCGGAATTATCAATGGATGCCCTATTGGGTGTCAATGCCTTTGATTTAAATCGCGCTTTAGAAATAGATCCTAACTTTTTAGGTGAAGATGCCCACGTACATGACGAAACAGTTTATTCTGTAGCTTTGGTAGAACAAGGCGCAATCGATGGGCAAAAATTAAACAATTGGATGACCGAGTTACTACGTACTCAAGGCCCCGATATTTTCCGCATGAAAGGCATTTTAAATATTGCTGGGGAAGAAAATCGCTTTGTCTTCCAAGGTGTGCATATGATATTTGATGGCAGACCCGATCGCCCTTGGAAACCCAACGAAACCCCCAAAAATGAACTAGTTTTCATCGGTCGCAATCTTGACGAAGCCAAACTCAAACAAGATTTCTTAGCCTGTTTAGTTTGA
- the pstC gene encoding phosphate ABC transporter permease subunit PstC, producing the protein MATNTHNLLSALKSRSEIDKSLDRGFIWLTRIFALGIAATLLWITIQVSIGAWPAIQEFGAGFLAQSTWNPVNNQYGVLPQVYGTLVSSFIGLLLAVPIGVGTAVLLSENFLPSKIRLVLVFLVELLAAIPSVVYGIWGIFVLVPIITNVGKWLNSSLGFLPIFSTPPSGPGMLPAGVILAIMTLPIITAISRDALISIPPSLRQAAIGLGATRWETIFQVLIPAAFSGIVSAVMLALGRAMGETMAVTMLIGNSNNISLSLLAPANTISSLLANQFSEASGLQVAALMYAALVLFVLTLIVNIFAELIVLRMKRI; encoded by the coding sequence ATGGCTACAAATACTCATAATCTGCTTTCAGCTCTTAAAAGTCGTTCCGAAATAGATAAGTCGCTGGATCGGGGCTTTATTTGGCTGACGCGGATTTTTGCACTAGGAATTGCTGCTACTTTATTGTGGATTACCATACAGGTTAGTATTGGTGCTTGGCCTGCCATTCAAGAGTTTGGTGCTGGCTTTCTAGCACAGAGCACTTGGAACCCTGTTAATAACCAATATGGAGTATTACCGCAAGTTTATGGAACTTTAGTGAGTTCTTTTATTGGTTTATTGTTAGCTGTACCCATTGGTGTTGGTACTGCTGTTTTACTCAGTGAAAATTTTCTGCCATCAAAAATACGCTTGGTATTAGTATTTTTAGTTGAACTGCTCGCTGCGATTCCCAGCGTTGTTTACGGCATTTGGGGAATTTTTGTATTAGTCCCAATCATTACCAATGTGGGAAAATGGCTCAATAGTTCCTTGGGCTTTTTACCCATTTTTAGTACTCCTCCCTCTGGCCCTGGAATGTTGCCAGCTGGAGTAATTTTAGCAATCATGACTTTGCCCATCATCACAGCTATATCTCGTGATGCCTTGATTTCCATACCTCCTAGTTTGCGTCAAGCAGCTATAGGGCTGGGTGCAACCCGTTGGGAAACAATTTTTCAAGTTTTGATTCCTGCGGCTTTTTCAGGTATCGTCAGTGCTGTGATGTTGGCGCTGGGTCGGGCGATGGGAGAAACAATGGCGGTAACAATGTTAATTGGGAACTCCAATAACATTAGTCTTTCACTGTTAGCACCAGCCAATACAATTTCTTCCTTACTAGCCAATCAATTTTCGGAGGCTAGTGGTTTGCAGGTGGCAGCTTTGATGTATGCTGCTTTAGTTCTTTTTGTATTAACACTGATAGTCAATATTTTTGCCGAGTTAATTGTTCTTCGTATGAAGCGAATTTAG
- a CDS encoding WD40 repeat domain-containing protein, which produces MNPITSKTQEFEEYSSGLLADYITAIAWSPDGNNLAATSAAGEVILWNDADLITLQAANGKSADCIAFSPDGKFLAIGGQDGQVKIWQGDELITTLKNAPAWVDKLAWNHTSNQLAFSLGRYVQVWDAETNDIMVTLNFDNSSVLGIDWRKDGQYLAISGYQGVKIWQTQDWDDEPYILSMPTVSVAMAWSPDSKFLASGNMDRSVTVLEWGNPDPWVMRGFPGKIRQLAWSEATTQLGAPILASSSVEGIVVWEKLEDDSLGWEARVLTNHVEVICAIAFAPKSFLLASAAADGWLCIWDKAQEVSQILTGVSAGFSCLAWHPQGNYLAAGGEQGELLIWSRVLPD; this is translated from the coding sequence ATGAACCCCATAACCAGCAAAACTCAGGAATTTGAAGAATACTCTTCAGGATTACTTGCAGATTATATTACAGCGATCGCTTGGTCGCCTGATGGCAACAACTTAGCGGCAACTTCTGCTGCTGGGGAGGTGATACTGTGGAATGATGCCGATTTAATCACCTTGCAAGCTGCGAATGGTAAATCAGCAGACTGCATCGCCTTTTCTCCAGATGGCAAGTTTTTAGCTATTGGCGGACAGGATGGACAGGTAAAAATTTGGCAAGGTGACGAATTAATTACCACCTTGAAAAATGCCCCCGCCTGGGTTGATAAACTAGCTTGGAACCACACTAGTAACCAACTAGCGTTTAGTTTGGGGCGTTATGTACAAGTTTGGGATGCAGAGACTAATGATATTATGGTCACCCTAAATTTTGATAACTCATCAGTCTTAGGGATTGACTGGCGCAAGGATGGGCAATACTTAGCCATTAGCGGTTATCAGGGAGTCAAAATTTGGCAAACTCAAGACTGGGATGATGAACCATATATTTTATCTATGCCTACTGTCAGCGTAGCTATGGCATGGTCACCCGATAGCAAATTCCTCGCTTCTGGCAATATGGATCGCAGCGTCACCGTTTTGGAGTGGGGTAACCCTGACCCTTGGGTAATGCGCGGCTTTCCTGGTAAAATTCGTCAATTAGCATGGTCAGAAGCTACCACTCAATTAGGCGCGCCAATATTAGCATCCTCCAGCGTCGAAGGTATTGTAGTGTGGGAAAAGCTAGAAGATGATTCTCTCGGCTGGGAAGCACGAGTTTTAACTAATCATGTAGAAGTAATATGTGCGATCGCATTTGCACCAAAAAGCTTTCTCCTCGCTTCTGCTGCTGCTGACGGCTGGCTGTGTATATGGGACAAAGCCCAAGAAGTCAGTCAAATTCTTACAGGAGTATCAGCAGGATTTTCTTGCCTAGCTTGGCATCCCCAAGGTAATTATCTGGCAGCAGGTGGCGAACAAGGAGAATTATTGATTTGGTCAAGAGTATTGCCTGATTGA
- a CDS encoding DEAD/DEAH box helicase, giving the protein MSDIFNRLAPFIQEYIYEHNWTELRPAQIAACKVIFDTDAHLLVAAATAAGKTEAAFLPVVTQLHEKPSNTIGALYIGPIKALINDQFERLNGLLKAADIPVWHWHGDVSQSHKNKLLKNPKGILQITPESLESLLVNKHHELTRLFGDLRFVVIDEIHAFMGSERGCQIICQLQRLANITQTQPRRIGLSATLGDYSMAEDWLRSGTENLVITPKIEVGKRQIKLAVEHFYLNDEVDEIEVTPYDRYLFNLSKSRKCLIFANNRTQTESVIASLRRIAVEQTSPDIYHVHHGSISASLRQQAENAMREPHNPAVTAATLTLELGIDIGHLERVIQLDSPLSVASFLQRLGRTGRRGEAADMRFVCAETQPLLEASLPEQIPWQLLQCIAIIQLYLEERWIEPIKPVKYPLSLLYHQTMSILVATGELSPAALAKQIFSLPPFAEISPEDFKLLLRYLIDIDHIHKTETGKLIIGLSGEKIVNKFQFYAVFADSQEYTVKQGGTEIGSILKPPPVGNQFALAGRTWEVVEIDFKKRVITAKPVEGKASIYWRGGSGIIHTKVLQRMRQVLLEDLEYSYLQTNALQALQSTRELFRKAGLDKQNILLLEKGKCCIFPWMGTLAYRTLERWLNCCCRESLEIKSIGGVNPYYLTLKLGKDKFQYLAKEIAALTEERIIPEYLVSEAEAPELQKYDKFIPYPLLRKAFINDYLDIEELKQQVAQW; this is encoded by the coding sequence ATGAGCGATATTTTTAATCGCCTGGCACCGTTTATTCAAGAATATATTTATGAGCATAATTGGACTGAATTACGTCCAGCACAAATTGCTGCTTGTAAAGTGATCTTTGATACTGATGCTCATTTGCTAGTGGCCGCTGCAACAGCTGCAGGGAAAACAGAGGCGGCGTTTTTACCTGTAGTAACTCAATTACATGAAAAACCCTCAAATACAATAGGTGCATTATATATTGGCCCTATCAAAGCCTTAATTAATGACCAATTTGAGCGTCTCAATGGCTTGCTCAAAGCAGCTGATATCCCAGTATGGCATTGGCATGGTGATGTGAGTCAAAGCCATAAAAATAAGCTTTTAAAGAACCCTAAAGGTATTCTGCAAATTACACCGGAATCATTAGAAAGCTTATTAGTGAATAAACACCATGAATTAACTCGCTTATTTGGTGATTTACGGTTTGTGGTGATTGATGAAATTCACGCTTTCATGGGTTCGGAACGCGGTTGTCAAATTATTTGTCAATTGCAGCGTTTAGCAAATATCACACAAACACAACCCCGAAGAATTGGTTTATCAGCCACACTTGGTGATTACTCAATGGCAGAAGATTGGTTACGTTCGGGAACAGAAAATTTGGTAATTACGCCAAAAATTGAGGTAGGAAAACGCCAAATTAAACTAGCTGTAGAACATTTTTATCTTAACGATGAAGTTGATGAAATAGAAGTAACTCCATACGATAGATATTTATTTAATCTGAGTAAATCTCGCAAGTGCCTAATTTTTGCAAACAATCGTACGCAAACGGAATCTGTCATTGCGTCTTTACGGCGAATTGCTGTCGAACAAACATCACCAGACATTTATCATGTACATCACGGTAGTATATCAGCTAGTTTGCGACAACAAGCTGAAAATGCGATGCGCGAGCCGCATAATCCAGCAGTTACGGCTGCTACTCTCACTCTAGAATTAGGTATAGATATTGGTCATTTAGAAAGAGTCATTCAGTTAGATTCACCCTTATCTGTAGCTAGTTTTTTACAACGTTTAGGACGTACTGGGAGAAGAGGTGAAGCTGCGGATATGCGCTTTGTTTGTGCAGAAACTCAACCTTTATTAGAAGCATCTCTCCCAGAACAAATTCCTTGGCAATTGCTGCAATGTATTGCGATTATCCAACTTTATTTAGAAGAACGTTGGATTGAACCAATCAAGCCTGTGAAATACCCTTTAAGTTTGCTCTATCACCAAACAATGAGTATTTTAGTAGCAACAGGCGAACTTTCACCTGCGGCTTTAGCTAAACAGATTTTCAGCCTACCACCATTTGCAGAAATTTCTCCAGAAGATTTTAAATTACTGCTACGCTATTTAATTGATATTGACCATATTCATAAAACGGAAACGGGTAAATTAATTATTGGGTTATCTGGTGAAAAGATTGTAAACAAGTTTCAATTTTACGCCGTCTTTGCTGATAGTCAAGAATATACTGTGAAGCAAGGGGGAACAGAAATTGGTAGTATTTTAAAGCCGCCTCCTGTGGGTAATCAATTTGCTTTAGCGGGGAGAACTTGGGAAGTAGTAGAAATTGACTTCAAAAAAAGGGTAATTACCGCTAAGCCAGTAGAAGGTAAAGCCAGCATTTATTGGCGTGGTGGTAGTGGGATTATCCATACCAAAGTTTTGCAAAGAATGCGGCAAGTATTGTTAGAAGATTTAGAATATAGTTACTTACAAACTAACGCTTTGCAAGCTTTGCAAAGCACTCGGGAATTATTTAGAAAAGCTGGTTTAGATAAACAGAATATATTGTTATTAGAAAAAGGTAAGTGTTGTATATTCCCTTGGATGGGAACTTTAGCTTACCGCACATTAGAAAGATGGCTGAATTGCTGCTGTCGAGAATCTTTAGAAATTAAAAGTATTGGTGGAGTAAACCCTTATTATCTGACACTAAAATTAGGAAAGGATAAATTTCAATATTTGGCTAAAGAAATTGCTGCATTAACAGAAGAAAGAATTATACCAGAATATTTAGTCAGTGAAGCAGAAGCACCAGAACTGCAAAAATATGATAAATTTATCCCTTACCCGCTATTACGCAAAGCTTTTATTAATGATTATTTAGATATTGAAGAATTAAAGCAGCAAGTTGCACAATGGTAA